One window from the genome of Alnus glutinosa chromosome 13, dhAlnGlut1.1, whole genome shotgun sequence encodes:
- the LOC133854326 gene encoding BTB/POZ domain-containing protein At5g41330: MPPFAGLATNPDPTRTKPDSNIVTVDVGGQIFQTTKQTLTLGGSKSLFSRVSESPFIDRDPELFSILLSLLRTGNLPSKAKAFDIQDLIDEAQFYGVEPLLVNSLSNPSQFDAFNLEKSLVLPLNGRDSPSAIATTPFGSVHVAHGSKITSFDWSLRRKSTVLTEFTAVDSLLAISPSLAAAGATDFSGLQILDLENGFVRKSLNWENVTRSGSTVQGIGSSPEFLFASFESARRNSNSIMVYDLQSLSPAAEIGHCEIYGADIDSAIPATKLNWVSGYGLLMASGSHSGPSGVFGNIKFWDLRSGNVVWEVKEKVDCFSDVSVSDDLSGMFKVGVNSGEVFFADLRNLGGENSWVCLGDGRKVVNGGKKEGVGSKIESHGNQVFCSKGGDIEMWTEVMMMGHSKKSEDGLEGRVFRKNSLGRVKDMGGSKITNLAFGGNKMFVSRKDQQNVEVWQSSVRGF, translated from the coding sequence ATGCCACCATTTGCTGGGCTGGCAACGAACCCGGATCCGACCCGGACCAAACCGGACTCTAACATCGTGACCGTCGATGTGGGTGGCCAGATCTTTCAAACCACCAAGCAAACCTTAACCCTAGGCGGCTCCAAATCGTTGTTCTCTAGAGTTTCGGAGTCGCCGTTCATCGACCGGGACCCGGAGCTGTTCTCGATCCTCCTTTCGCTTCTCCGAACCGGGAATCTTCCGTCGAAGGCCAAGGCGTTCGACATCCAGGACCTGATCGATGAGGCGCAGTTCTACGGCGTCGAACCCCTTTTGGTGAACTCGCTCTCGAACCCGTCCCAGTTCGACGCGTTCAACCTCGAGAAGTCGCTGGTTCTGCCGCTTAACGGCCGGGACTCGCCTTCCGCGATCGCGACGACGCCGTTCGGGTCGGTTCATGTGGCGCACGGTAGCAAGATCACCTCGTTTGACTGGTCGCTGAGGAGGAAATCCACGGTCTTGACCGAGTTTACGGCGGTGGATTCCCTGCTGGCGATATCTCCGTCGCTGGCGGCAGCCGGAGCCACCGACTTCTCGGGGCTCCAGATTCTCGACCTCGAAAATGGGTTCGTGAGAAAGAGCTTGAATTGGGAGAATGTGACCCGGTCGGGCTCGACGGTTCAGGGAATCGGGTCGTCGCCGGAGTTTTTGTTCGCGAGCTTCGAATCGGCTCGGAGGAATTCGAATTCGATTATGGTTTACGATTTGCAGAGCTTGAGTCCGGCGGCCGAGATCGGTCACTGCGAGATTTACGGTGCCGATATTGACTCGGCGATACCGGCCACGAAACTGAATTGGGTTTCGGGCTACGGTTTGTTAATGGCTTCTGGGTCTCACAGCGGGCCTTCAGGAGTATTTGGCAACATCAAGTTCTGGGATTTAAGGTCTGGAAATGTGGTCTGGGAGGTCAAGGAGAAAGTAGATTGCTTTTCGGACGTATCGGTTTCGGATGACTTATCGGGGATGTTCAAGGTCGGCGTGAACTCCGGGGAGGTTTTCTTCGCGGATTTGCGCAATCTGGGGGGTGAGAATTCGTGGGTTTGTCTTGGGGATGGGAGGAAAGTTGTGAATGGGGGGAAGAAGGAAGGTGTTGGGAGCAAGATTGAGAGCCATGGCAATCAAGTGTTTTGCAGCAAGGGAGGAGATATAGAGATGTGGACAGAGGTGATGATGATGGGGCATTCAAAGAAGAGTGAAGATGGGTTGGAGGGTAGGGTGTTCAGGAAGAACTCATTGGGGAGAGTGAAGGATATGGGAGGCTCCAAGATAACCAACTTGGCTTTTGGAGGGAACAAGATGTTTGTGAGTAGGAAGGATCAGCAGAATGTGGAGGTTTGGCAGAGTTCAGTGAGGGGATTTTGA